The Phormidium yuhuli AB48 DNA window GTCGCTACAATAACTCTAACCGCTTATCCTCTGTAATATCTCATGGCTACTGGTAACGAAAATTTCTGGTTGAATGTCTCTCGCTATCCTCGCTATCTGATTACCTTCATTTTTGGCACGTTTTATGTCATTTATGACTGGGTGAAGCCCCTGGCCAAGGAACGACCCCTGTTTTTGGGCTTAGTCCTTACCTTTATGGTTGCTCTCTTCATGTTTATGTACTTCACCCTTGAGGCGATGCTGGGAATTTCGACGGTTCAGTTTTAACTCCGCTGACAACTCCTAGGGAAACCCGCGATTATGAGCAGCAATCACCCCACGGATAACGCTTCATCAACGTCAGTCCTGACCTCTGGGGCATCTCAACGGTCTGAATTCGGTTTAAACTGGGGATAGGAGCGCCTTGTCTGGCGCTCATCGCATCGCAAGAGAGCAAAGAGTATGGCTACTAACCGTCGCACCTCCCGCGTGGCTTCCCTGATTAAACGGGAAGTCAGTGATTTGTTGCTACATGGCATTAAAGACGATCGCGTCGGGGCTGGCATGGTCAGCATTACGGATGTTAATGTCTCGGGAGATTTGCAACACGCTAAAATCTTCGTCAGTATCTATGGGACTGATGAGGCCCGAGCCGAAACCATGGAGGGATTGGCCTCCGCCACCGGTTATGTCCGACGGGAACTCGGATCTCGGGTGCGGTTGCGGCGCACTCCTGAAGTCCAGTTCGTTGAAGACCGCTCCCTCGAACGGGGCGATCGCACTCTCGATTTACTCAATCGTATCACTCGCTCCTCCGCCGACGAGGACACTCCCTAAACCCCCTTCACCAACTCGGGACAACATCATGTTCCGAGTTCTCTCTTCATGATTTCTGTACGTAAATTAGGGACATTTTCTAAAAATGCGCAGCCCAGATGTTTGGCTCGACGCCGGCCGCACCGGGCCGGCGCAAGCCTATCCATCTAAACCATCAAATTCGATAATTTAAAGGATTAAACCTGAATTAATATGATAATAGCAACCCTGAGCAGGCTTGTCAAGAAAAATCGGGAAATTTTCTGGTAATAAATGTTACAAATTCTCCAAAGTAAGTCAGGGCAAGGAATGCCGGATTTGAGGAGAGGTTCGGTTAACTCGACTGGACAGGCTGGGGAAGACCCAGTGATAATCAACGAGTGTCAAAACGGGGTCCTGTAGATATCGCCCAATTTTCCAGAGAGTCGTCTAGGAAGCGGCTTCTGGAATCCTCCCGACTGGGGCGATCGCCTAACACATTCCAGGAGGCAATCACCATGCCAGTGGGTCACTTCAGTTAACGAACCCATCATCAATTCTTCTGACTTCATCAAACCCAACCGGTCAATGTCCGCCAAGTTGTGCGGAACCTTGCCGCGATTTCGCCTGTGGCGCGATCGCCCACCAAATCGCATCTAAATCATCACGACGCGAGGAGATAGCCATGAGAATTGCCCAAGTTTCGCCCTTATGGGAACAAGTCCTGCCTCCCGAATCGAGAGAAATTGAACGGCTGGTCGGTCATCTAACGGACGAACTCTGTCGCCGAGGTCATCAAGTCACCCTCTTTGCCTGCGGAGACTCCCAAACCCTAGCCGACTTAGACTCTATCAGTCCCGAGGCCCAGCAACTCAACCCCAACGTCAGCGAACCGGGCCGGGATGAGAGTCTGCAATACCAACGAGTTCTCGACCGGGCCAAGGACTTTGACATCATCCACTTCCACACGGGCCATTCCGCCTTACCCTACGCCGAAATGCTGACCACACCTGTGGTTCACACCCTGCATAATGGGTTCACCCTAGAAAACCCAGACCTCTTCCGGCAATATCGTCACCAGACCTACATCAGCATTAGCGATGCCCAGCAGCAGCGAGTTCCCGAACTCAATATCCTGCGAACCATCCATAACGGTATTGCCGTCGCCGACTATCCCTTCATAAAAAAACCCGCCAACGACCCCCCCTATCTCGCCTTCCTGGGTCGTCTTTCCCCAGACAACGGGCCCCACCAAGCCATCGAGATTGCCAAGCGAACCGGCTGGACCCTAAAACTGGCGGGCAAGATTGACGCCGTTGACCGCCGTTACATTGAAACCCAAATTGCCCCCCATATCGATGGCGACCAAATCCAATATCATGGAGAACTCAGCCACAAGGACAAGCTGAATCTCTTAGGATATGCCAGCGCGACCCTGCTTCCCATCACCCGGGACGAACCCTTCGACTGGGTGGCCCTTGAATCCATGGGGACCGGAACACCGGTCATTGCTGGGAATCGGGGGGCGGTTCCGGAAATCATCGCCCAGGGAACCACCGGCTTTATCTGCAACAGCATCGATGAGATGGTCGCCGCGGTCCCTCGGGTCAAAGGTCTCAAGCGACAACATAGTCGGGATTTAGTCGTTCGTAGTTTTAGCATCAGCAGCATGGTGGAGAAATACGAGGCGGCGTATCGAAACCTGTTGCATCAACGCTGGCGGCAACACCGTCG harbors:
- a CDS encoding DUF751 family protein; translated protein: MATGNENFWLNVSRYPRYLITFIFGTFYVIYDWVKPLAKERPLFLGLVLTFMVALFMFMYFTLEAMLGISTVQF
- the rbfA gene encoding 30S ribosome-binding factor RbfA, whose translation is MATNRRTSRVASLIKREVSDLLLHGIKDDRVGAGMVSITDVNVSGDLQHAKIFVSIYGTDEARAETMEGLASATGYVRRELGSRVRLRRTPEVQFVEDRSLERGDRTLDLLNRITRSSADEDTP
- a CDS encoding glycosyltransferase family 4 protein, translated to MRIAQVSPLWEQVLPPESREIERLVGHLTDELCRRGHQVTLFACGDSQTLADLDSISPEAQQLNPNVSEPGRDESLQYQRVLDRAKDFDIIHFHTGHSALPYAEMLTTPVVHTLHNGFTLENPDLFRQYRHQTYISISDAQQQRVPELNILRTIHNGIAVADYPFIKKPANDPPYLAFLGRLSPDNGPHQAIEIAKRTGWTLKLAGKIDAVDRRYIETQIAPHIDGDQIQYHGELSHKDKLNLLGYASATLLPITRDEPFDWVALESMGTGTPVIAGNRGAVPEIIAQGTTGFICNSIDEMVAAVPRVKGLKRQHSRDLVVRSFSISSMVEKYEAAYRNLLHQRWRQHRRPVPTPPLAAA